In Dermatophilus congolensis, a genomic segment contains:
- a CDS encoding M15 family metallopeptidase — MTHSSRTHATGTHSRAHATTWAQRITTSVALAILAASAAPAPATAEITTPQTAQTGTPGADERGPLNKNEVAAQLAQAEKLRTQLAQQNAQLAAASQRLDAAAAAATAAMEKYADAKRALEAAIATEKTEREKLRQLSQHVTDAKRDVEAMAIDAYTNGNGSLADLAAIIKVATGTRDQLSAATLSAYLADTRNSQREHYTSLAQRQQTAATAAANARLTREKATTAAATAKAAADATVATHQAAANALAAQVAATRGKIAATENIPSDAAAAAALAQREAADALSNGTSCSTDNATYPNGLFPDSALCRLVTAPGHKLRPSAASAFDRMSTAYRKEAGNYLCVSDSYRSLAEQVDIRRRKPDLAAVPGQSHHGLGIAIDLCGGIENFGTIAYQWMKQNAPLYGFYHPTWAEPTGSKPEPWHWEYAN; from the coding sequence GTGACACACTCGTCGCGCACACACGCCACAGGAACTCACAGCCGAGCCCATGCCACAACCTGGGCACAACGCATCACCACCTCTGTCGCGCTGGCCATCCTCGCCGCCAGCGCCGCCCCAGCACCAGCCACGGCAGAGATCACCACCCCACAAACAGCACAAACCGGCACACCCGGCGCAGACGAACGCGGCCCCCTCAACAAAAACGAAGTCGCCGCCCAACTCGCCCAAGCCGAAAAACTACGCACCCAACTCGCACAGCAAAACGCACAGCTAGCAGCCGCCTCACAACGTCTCGACGCCGCCGCAGCGGCAGCCACCGCAGCGATGGAAAAATACGCCGACGCCAAACGTGCCCTTGAAGCCGCCATCGCCACTGAAAAAACTGAACGCGAAAAACTACGCCAACTCAGCCAACACGTCACTGACGCCAAACGAGACGTCGAAGCCATGGCCATCGACGCCTACACCAACGGCAACGGCTCCCTGGCAGATCTAGCCGCCATCATCAAAGTCGCCACCGGCACCCGCGACCAACTCTCCGCAGCTACCCTGTCCGCATACCTAGCCGACACCCGCAACTCCCAACGAGAGCACTACACCTCCCTGGCACAGCGACAACAAACTGCAGCTACAGCCGCAGCCAACGCCCGCCTCACCCGCGAAAAAGCCACCACCGCCGCCGCAACAGCCAAAGCAGCCGCCGACGCCACCGTTGCCACCCATCAAGCCGCAGCCAACGCCCTGGCCGCCCAAGTCGCCGCCACCCGCGGAAAAATCGCCGCCACCGAAAACATCCCCAGCGACGCTGCAGCAGCAGCCGCTCTGGCCCAACGCGAAGCCGCCGACGCCCTCAGTAACGGCACCAGCTGCTCCACCGACAACGCCACCTACCCCAACGGTCTCTTCCCCGACTCAGCACTGTGCCGCCTCGTCACCGCACCAGGACACAAACTGCGCCCTAGCGCAGCCAGCGCCTTCGACCGCATGAGCACCGCTTACCGGAAAGAAGCCGGAAACTACCTGTGCGTCTCCGACTCCTACCGGTCACTAGCCGAACAAGTCGACATCCGCCGCCGCAAACCCGACCTCGCCGCAGTACCTGGCCAAAGCCACCACGGCCTAGGCATCGCCATTGACCTGTGCGGAGGAATCGAAAACTTCGGCACCATCGCCTACCAGTGGATGAAACAAAACGCACCCCTCTACGGCTTCTACCACCCCACATGGGCAGAACCAACCGGCAGCAAACCTGAACCCTGGCACTGGGAATACGCCAACTAA
- a CDS encoding RNA polymerase-binding protein RbpA, whose product MAERSLRGTNLSALSMETDENVVLSERRISKYECPNGHISELPFSIEADIPPIWECRCGQEAKLADGPDPEHKPGKHVRTHWDMLLERRSEEELAEVLIERVNVVRARRGEEPLTSLR is encoded by the coding sequence ATGGCAGAACGTTCGCTTCGAGGAACCAACCTCAGTGCCCTGAGCATGGAAACCGATGAGAACGTCGTCCTCAGTGAGCGCCGCATCTCCAAGTACGAGTGCCCCAACGGGCACATCAGTGAGCTGCCCTTCTCCATCGAGGCCGACATTCCCCCGATCTGGGAGTGCCGCTGCGGCCAAGAAGCCAAACTGGCCGACGGCCCCGACCCCGAACACAAACCGGGCAAACACGTCCGCACCCACTGGGACATGCTTCTCGAACGTCGCAGCGAAGAAGAACTCGCCGAAGTACTCATCGAACGCGTCAACGTCGTCCGAGCCCGCCGCGGCGAAGAACCACTGACCTCACTGAGGTAA
- a CDS encoding polyprenol monophosphomannose synthase, translated as MDHFSEPQSRQTYEPVQRPVVLIPTYNEKENVERAVRGVREALPAADVLVLDDASPDGTGQIADALAAEDEHVFVRHRAGKEGLGKAYLDGFAWAAERGYDAVVEMDADGSHRVADLPAVVAAIDGADVSIGSRWIPGGSVVNWPLHRKVLSVGANTYTRVLLGMPVHDATAGFRVYRVSALETMGLDGVQSHGYCFQIDLTWRAVKKRLKIIEVPIAFVEREEGTSKMSSDIIVEALRNVTVWGVKYRCGQVAGLASRLVGAVKRSRS; from the coding sequence ATCGATCACTTCTCCGAGCCCCAGTCCCGTCAGACGTATGAGCCGGTTCAGCGGCCGGTTGTTCTCATCCCGACGTACAACGAGAAGGAGAACGTGGAGCGTGCGGTGCGGGGGGTGCGTGAGGCGCTGCCTGCTGCGGATGTGTTGGTGCTCGATGATGCCTCTCCGGATGGTACGGGGCAGATCGCTGATGCATTGGCGGCTGAGGATGAGCACGTGTTTGTGCGGCATCGTGCGGGTAAAGAGGGGCTAGGGAAGGCCTATCTGGATGGTTTTGCTTGGGCTGCCGAGCGAGGCTATGACGCTGTGGTTGAGATGGATGCGGATGGTTCGCATCGGGTTGCTGATTTGCCGGCTGTTGTTGCGGCGATTGATGGCGCGGATGTCTCGATTGGGTCGCGGTGGATTCCTGGTGGTTCGGTGGTGAATTGGCCGCTGCATCGCAAGGTTTTGTCGGTGGGAGCGAACACGTATACGCGGGTGCTGTTGGGGATGCCGGTGCATGATGCTACGGCTGGATTCCGGGTATATCGGGTGAGTGCGTTGGAGACGATGGGGCTCGATGGGGTGCAGTCGCATGGCTACTGTTTCCAGATCGATTTGACGTGGCGTGCTGTGAAGAAGCGGTTGAAGATTATTGAGGTGCCGATCGCGTTTGTTGAGCGTGAGGAGGGCACTTCCAAGATGAGCTCGGACATCATCGTGGAGGCGTTGCGGAATGTGACGGTGTGGGGGGTTAAGTATCGGTGTGGCCAGGTCGCGGGGCTTGCTTCACGGTTGGTGGGTGCGGTGAAGCGTTCGCGTTCGTAA